In Setaria viridis chromosome 5, Setaria_viridis_v4.0, whole genome shotgun sequence, the genomic stretch GTCCTGGCTGCTCCGCGGCGAGGTGCAGCCGTAGAGGGTGACGAGGTTTGGGTGGCGCAGCCGCGACAGGATCTCCACCTCGTTCTGGAAATGCTCCACGCTCTTGTAGCTGTTCTTGTACAGACGCTTCACCGCCACCACGCCACCGTCGCGCAGAGTCCCTCTGTACACCGTGCCGaagccgccgacgccgagctcGAGTTCGTCGCTGAAGCCGTCGGTGGCCTCGTCGAGCTCCTCGTAGGTGAAGATGTGCGTGCGCGGCGAGCCGGTCATGCTGAACTCCTTCCTGAGCGATGCCAATGGCGTCCCGTCACGGATGAGGCCGGCCAGTGAAGCAGATCGTTTCCGCTTCCTTCGTTTGTGCAGCGTCATCACGAGGGACAGAGCGGCCAGTATGATCAGGAACACAAGGGCTGCTGCAATTCCTGTGCTTGTCACAGAGATTGAACACCCAAAGGGTAATAACGTCATGTGTCAGTATATAGAGTAGTATACTCAATTTCTTTTTAGTTAAGGATGGGCATGCAAGTGCAACGAGGTTTGCTTTATTGATAATAAAGTTGTAATTACCTGCCCCGATTTTGATTATTCCTCGAGTACCTGCAGAGAACAAATAACCTTAGTACAAGAAATACACAGTAGCATAATCATCATGAAAATCAAGAACAAGGATGCACTTTAATCTACCTAACAATGATCAGAAAAAATGTTACCTGTCCATGTCTTGGCAGAACAATGTCAAAATATCTAATTGTTTGCTCACTTGTGTAAAATTCAAGTACGTTACTTATCCGGAGTACTATTGTATGGTTGCACACTTTTACTGAGCATTATTAATTTCTCGGGTCACACTCGTACTATTAGTAGTCCATGATCCTAATCACCAGTGAACCTTTTTCTAAAGCAGGTGCTTTGTCATTGAAGACTAGAAGTGCAGCTTTTGATAGGGATGGACAGGTAGTAACAGAATACAGCAGTAGGGACAGCAGAGAAAGAACACTAATAAAGACAGACCGAACATGTAGAAATTGGACAATGTGAGATTGTAGTCCACAAATTAAATTTCAACAATTTGTAGCATTCACTTGCAATCTGATACATCAAGCGTGCAAGCAAGAAGCCGCCAAGATGTTCGTTTGGAAAAAGAAGAACATGACAGCATTATTGTGCTTGAAGATTCCAGAGCTCAGAAGATGAGGATATTCCTCTGCTTGACCTTGAACTGCACGGCAGGTCAATAGTTGCAGGAAATATCTAATGAAAACGAATGGCAACCTTTGCATGGAAGACTTGGGGGAAGACTTGCAGCTGCAGTCTGCAGATGAGGTACTTTTGTACAGTGATCTGGACTTGAGTCAAGTCTCTAGCTGGATCTCATCTATTATTTAATGGAGCTTCAATAAGCACAGGTGTACAGTGATCAAGTCACTTTGAGGTTACTTACCCCGTTCCCTAATCTGAAAGGCATCATCTGCCAATTTGGTCAACTGCTATGCGTATTAGTCAGGAAACAAGATCAGGCATATGGTTGGACCAAACGGCCTGACAAAAAGGTTGAGGTTGAACAGTCGTTTCAGAAAACGACCTGCGCGCCACACAATTGAATGCACAGGATGATGAACACAGCATGCACGAGCACATGGCTGTGATTGGCTGCTCCCCTTTGACCGTTGACCAAAAGGATTGGCTCCAACTCCTAGTGCTGGTATGGTAGCAACTACTACTTGCTAAGGTTTATTAGCGCTAAGAAGGACATACGAGCAGAACACTCTGCCACTAGTTTCGCAGAGGCGGTTCAAAGTTCCAAGCATAGGAACTGACCATTTCAAAATTCAATTGTCGTTGGCTAGATTAGTCAAAGGGGAAGAAACTGCATTCAAACTAGACGCTGCCTCGTTTAAGTTTGGTTATTAAGTGCAACCTCTTTTTTTTATGTCGACCAACAAAGTTTGGTGTTTCATTTCGTTTGTTTGAGGTTGTCGTGGAAATTCATTGAGCACCATGTCTAATGTGAATATTACAAGAACCGGAAAACGACGACACTGTAGCTAGATGAAAATGGCAGCAAGGTGAGAGGCTGAGAGCATTTCAATGTATTGCTTCAGACATAAATCAACCCAAGGTAACACATACACTGCTTACCTCGAGACGTAGCCGAGGAATCGGTGCAGTGGCCGTCGGGGCAGAAGCACTTGAACGAAAGCCGCTCGAACAACCTGCACTCCCCACCGTTTCGTTTGCACGCATCGCAGTCTTCCGTCGGCGGCCACTCCAAGAGGAACCCGTCGTGGATCAATTGCACATAGTCACGGGCTGGCTCCTCCGTCTCTTGGAACTCACGTACCGGAACGCTCACAAAGCTGCAGTTCGTCGGAACCTCATGCCTCTCAGAGAAATAAGCTCCCATCGTGCGATTACCACACAGCTGTGGCAGCTCTTCGGGACGAGGAACCAAGCAGTTGTAGATGAAAGTGAGGTTCTTGTTCGTGCGGCTGATGTTGATCGGGAAGAGGGCGAGGCCGGAGGACACGTTGAAGTCCGGGATGGAGCAAGTCTCGTCGCCGGAGAAGGTGGTCTCGACGGCCACCACCAGCGATCTGTTGTCGTAGATGATGCTGTCGACTCGGTACAGGTTCTCCCGGAACGTCCTGCTGAGGTAGGCACGGCGGCCACCGTTGCATGTCAGCCCGAAGGCCGGGAAACCGCAGTACAGCGGCTGCACACCGACGAGCCAGAACGGGTACGTGATATTCAGGTCCCCACATCTCGCCGGCGCGCAGCTCCCGCCGGTCGTGTTGGTGTCGGCGGTGGCTATACCTAAGCGCAGcaaggaggagagggggagCAGCGGCAGCAACACCAGCAGCACGGCGGGCTGCATCGggacagaagaagaaaaagagtgGATGGCCCTTGTTTGCGTCTGGGCATGGGGTGGACTGTGAAGGTTGTGAAAAGGAGGGCATCTGACGTGGGCTGTCGCGGTCTCACGGTCAGATACTTGGACCGGAATATGTTCCCGGGTTATGGAACCACCCAGCATCCTCTGCGGCAGGGCAGACTTTCAATGGTCCAGATGGAGCTTTGGATCTTCAAAGTAGCTCATTCACCGTTTGATCGATCTTAGCATGGGTCTCAGACATGGAGCATCGAATTCTCATGTCCCTAGGCCCCAGGCCAGTTCCAGACTTCCAGCTCTTCTTAGCTGTCTGCTTTTGGATTGAAGGTTCCGCGAAACTAACAGAGTATCCTCGCAACACCGGTGGTGTGCCATGTAGGACATGATCATTGGAGTAGTGTTCAAACAGCATCTGCTTTTGCTAGAGCATACGGCGGCCCAGTATATACTCTAGGAGCAGTGTTTCACACCAAAACTTGCTGGAGTCGCCGGCCGGGGTCATCTGCTGAACAAATAATCAAGCACCCGCCCTGTGTGGGCTTTGGCCAGCAATTTCTCCGTTTGCTCACTAGACAAACAACTAAAACGGCTGAAAACCATGCACACGGGGCCTGCGACCTCGCATTCCCCATCAGCTCCTCCGTGGAGTCACCGGCGTCGGGGCACACAGTTGTTTTTCCATAGTTCATACACGCACGTCTGCAGGTGCTCGCCGGCTCCAGCTCCGCGCGGCGAAAAATCTCTCGAGAGTCGAGACCGCTGTCGCCACAATGACTCCTCTGGGTGTTTCTGTCctcattttcttttgaaacttGGGTGTCCTTCTAGACGATGATAACGCAATGATAGCAGCGAACTTTGTCCATGGAAAAACTGCGTTACGGTGAAGACAAAAGTGCCATCTGCTTGGAAGTTCGAATTCCGGTGCATAATGTCTTGATTCTTTTCAGCTAATCGTAACGTGAGCACTCAAATTTCTAAACATGTCTGCTGATCAGAACGTTCTTTCAATGGagaatcaattttttttcccgtCAGCCCATGCCCGAGTGTCCAGCACTATCAGCTGCCTTTttattctcttcttcttcttcttttttcttttcttctggcCCAGACATGCTTTTTGGCCCATGTACCCAATTTAAGCGAGCCCACTTACTTTATTGGCCCACGGAcacaattttttatttgtttttcttgttttttttgtcGCTACCATACTGTAACTGATTGGAGGAGGGCCGACCCTATagagaaattctaaaaattctcaaaaaataaaataactgGCCATTAATTGGTAGACTTAAATCATtatagctattggatctattatattttttaaaaaattatctacctatgccattatgaaaatagtctaaagtaacctCTAAATTCATATATAAATTGCCCACTTCTGCCATTTTGTAAAATAAAGTGACCCTAATCTTTGTCAAAATTACCAACTTGTACCAtgataaataatatttaaaataaaccCCTATATTTGTAACTAAATTGCGCGCTAATACTTTAAAAATATCTTAAAATAATccattgaatttatatctatattacccatatatgttattataaaataaatatGAGGTAGCCCTACATCGATTTCAAATCACTTAATTCAAAATATACCCTAAATCTATCGTCTATTTTTCTTACTATGAGAGAATTTCTTAGGccgtgtttggatagcaggggctaaagtttagccctatcacatcggatgttcggatgctaattaggaggactaaacatgagctgattataaaactaatagcagaacccctaggctaaatcgcgagacgagcgaatggttactgtagcatcacattgttaaatcataggctaattaggcttaatagatgttggaggtatgccctagaggcaatcatagagatgatgatattccatttgtatccatgatttgtatattgtgttcattgaatatccattaaaggctacttgaattgatttgcaattatgtgaattgtatgtgaaactctttacttgtatggttattctaaagttgtccctagtcggagttcatgtgaggacacacatgaatattagactagcacatgtattagttgatgactatgtttcacaagtcatggacatggagatgttgaactaataatgtggacacatgtggagacatgtgctaggactgacccaacacgagaagtagttctctctttaaacaacatatacgctttgtccttagacctgagattgtcgcatgtattctagatgtggatcgacctacttaggggctatcaaacgctacgccgtaacagggtagttataaaggtagttttcgggtttgtcaagaagcatgctatgagacatggtcaatcaagatgggatttgcccctctctgattgagagtgatatctctgggcccctcgagtgatcggatccgaaaatgcatggccatgctacgtacggttaagagttaacctacaaagggattctgaatcacaggatcgagaaagagcggtcggcttgaagctagaccaaatatcgtgaggcgaagggaatagcatgtatattatgttgtgatggttcgtctgatatgatcttcgtgtgcgtataggagttggcacgtcttgctagaggccgctaccgactattgggccgagtaagagtactcgggccatgtctatacgtatccgaacccatagggtcacacacttaaggggctggaagcccaattcggatatgatccgagttggattaggtttagaagtactaatggacctcggacccagaggcccgtcataaacctctataaatagaggggtgggggcgccctagggttcacaccttttggcgaaacacacttgccgcgcctcccacgccctcgcctgctgcaactcgcggatctagcaatccgacttatgacgcttcctccctgcacgtgtggataccttggaggtgttgcgcctgcagcacttggacgagccgtcgacgagccgccgacgagccacgacgagccgacgacgagccgcggcaccggaggcgattttgctgcacgtggacgagctgctgaggagctgctggacgtgacgtgatcgactacgtacgactacgtgatcgtcttcactgcatcgacgcatatctacgtcttccgcaccagtagtgcgtcgagtggtaatcccgtgatccttatacggcagttcttcctggttatacgcggtagaaattttgatttgcgctagcgtagcctacctcgtatccctacaatagattcatctcgcgatttagcctaggggttgtgtaattaattttgtaattagcgtaagtttaatactcctaattagtgttcaaacatccgatgtgatatggGCTAAAATGTAGCCCATgcctgccaaacacccccttatacGACACCGAAACAAATAACAGTTCCTGTATGACACTAGAAAGTTTTCTTTCCCTCATTTGACATCAAGTTTATCCCTTTGTGCCTTCTATGACACTTCCGTTAGCTCCGTTGCTAACTTCCGTTAAAATTCCCAGGAGCCGTGTCGTATGTTCTCTCTATAGTTCAAAATACCCTTGCGAACAGATAACTCAGAAACTCAGGTGCTCTCTCTTCTCGCTCCTATCCCCAAAGCCGACCTGGATCTACGAGCGGTAGGCCGGCAGCAGATGGCACCGACCGGTGGAGTGCTAGATGCCCGCTCGGTGATGGTCCAGCATGACTCGAATCGATGGAGCACCGGCATGGGAAGCAGCAACAGTCGGTCGGCTCGCCCgggggcggctgcggctgcaaGCAAGGCAATCTGACCAACCGCAGTGGTGGCAAGGCGAGCCTGAGGAGGGAGCGCGAGTAGGCTGCAGCACCGGGCAAGGTGAGCttgaggtggcggcgcagtggTCGCGCAGGCGTCGTATCAGCCTGAGGCCGGCAGTCGCTGCGAGCACAAGCGACAATAAGGCTGCGCGCGGTGCTCATGTCTGCCGCGTCAAGGGATGAGACTCCTCTGCCGATCTGCTCACACTCACTACTCCCGCTGCTGCATGAAGTAAAGCAACTGCACACCGCGGCCAGAATAACGAAAATTAACATGAAAATTTCAGAATTCACGAAAGTTACAAGGGTGAGGACGGTGCCCGTCTTCCCGCAGTGCAGGGTGTCCTTTTATGTCCACTGTGAGAAGGTCCATGAGTTACGAGGATCCAAATTCTATTTTTCTATCTCCGAATGAATCAAAAAAGGCTAAGTGTTGTGATGAGAGGGGCAAATGGTCTTTTCAGGTGAGGCTAAACAGCCATGTGGATGGAAGTGTCACAAAAGGCATAAAAGATAAATTTAGTGCCAAATAAAGAAGGCAAAATTttctagtgtcaaatagggaactaGAATTTATTtcagtgtcaaataagaaattttctctataataattaaggtatatacgcatgatgtatATCactatttataaagatatagagaaagtgatgagaatatagatttctatgttaaaattatagctaaacttagggtccattaaataaattcaagcgcatacttaagatgcaaagtgaaaagttaaagattataaatatggatgaaaatgttatagagtaattactaaataaaatctatcacaatcgaatgaagataataaatatatatctatatagtaagaattgtgttcgaatatttaacaaatgagaggtagctcaaggcaatagttttgtagcaatgtggccttattttttttttcattggagactccacattagttccTACGAGACATGCTAAAAAagacaaatcctagaaattctcacaaaaattaaaaacatcaaacatcaatcttACCATTACTGATTGGagactccttttgaagccttcacgtgaagccacctagaatcctagactctagaaaaagagaaaaaatcctaaatttctcaaaaaaatcaaaacatttGACGATCAATCGGTAGACTTAAATCATCACAGCCATTGGATCTactatgttttctaaaaaattacccacctatgccattataaaaatagcctaagGTAACCcctaaatatatatctaaattacccacctctaccattatataaaataaactaaagtaaatccctaatcttcatcaaatttACCCACTTAGgctattataaataatatttaaaatactcctaaatttgcaactaaattgcccaccactgatacttaaaaataacttaaagtagccccttaaatttgcatctatattacccatatatgctattattaaaaataacatgagccAACCCAACATTTGAAtacaaatcaccttaattaaaaatatacatcgATATATgaatctaaattgtctatttTTACACTATtaatatatgatataataattaaggtatatacgcataaTGTGTATCATCaattataaagatatagagaaagTGATGGGAATATTAATTTTTTGTTAAAATTATATCTCAAAATTAgcgtccattaaacaaattcaagcgcatacctgcgatgcaaagtgtaAAGTTAAAGAtcataaatgtggatgaaaacattctagagtaattactaactaaaatctatcacaatcagatgaagataataagtatatatctatataagtattgtgttcgaatatttaaccaATGAGAGGTAGCTTAAGGTAATAGCTTTGTAGCAATGTGGTCTTCTTTTTTCTCATTGGATACTCCGCATTATTTCCCAcaagacacgctagaaaaaaagaaaaattctagaaattctcaaaaataaaaatatcaaacGATCGTatatgtaaactctaataatcatagtgcTTGGTCTATTATAGTTTCTGAAAAGTTACCGtcactatcattataaaaataattaaaaataaactctaaacctatatataaattaaaaagcttgaccattattaaaaataatctaaagtaatccataatcttcatccaatttactcatacatattattatatagcataacttaaaatggtATTacaaatttgtatctaagttaggAAGTTTACCCGCGTACATTGTTATATTAACTTAAAataaacatctaaatcttaatctaattatcttcatatgcatcatacataaatatccaaaagtaaactaatgtATGATTCTAAATGATCTATTTATATAATTACTAATAaaagaaatactaagttaaagtatatacacatgattagtgtcaccatgtagaccatttaaaCATGTATGGATGTGCGGTACAAAATTTGAAAAGTGTAAGTGTGgatgaaaaaaatgtatagaaTAATTActcattaaaaatcaatcacaactggacaaagataagtaatgagtattatgttgaactattgaaaaaatgagagagtagtagataaacaattttgattatttgctagaagtttaatttctaaataatttttaaatacaacaatttttaaaaatattagcccatgcgggagcacgggttgatggactagtataaAACTAATCCCAATGCATGTCATACTCAAGTATACAAGGATGCCACATTCACGCTCAACCATGGATATATCATCGACGATTTTGCCACCCACCGCCTTCTCATCCCGTGTGCTATATTGATGTTGTTGGTTGACCACCCTTCACTACCAATTTCACCCGTTGGTTGTCCACCACCACTCGATCGGTGATGCCACTGCCATCCCGCCTTGCCCCACCTCAATCTTCCACCACCGTCATCGACTATCtccttagagcatctccagtcGTTTCTCTTTctccaatccaactaccgtattggaAGTGTTTATAAAAAACTAATGCTATAGGAGATCCTCTCTACCTTTTCCTTATCCTAATAATTATTAGGACAAACCAATAACTCACCCCACTCTccggagttgtgactctcccaatacagtagttggattgggatgataTTATTGGGgaactgcaaaagcaactcttctaaaaataataaatatttattggAGAACTGCTGAAGATGATCTTACGGTTCGCCCTTTCTTCTGCAACTCCGGTGCCACCGCAGCTCCCAATCCAAAAACTCAACTCTATTTGCCAGAGAAATTCCTCGTACATCTGGCTAGTCTGCAATCTGCACGTTCTGATAAATAACACAACTTGATGAGCTGCCAACGTGTTTGTTTCCAGAAATTGGACACCTGGACGACAGATTGTATGGTGCATGCAGCGTTAGACGTTAGTCCTCTCCTCTGACCGTAATAAAGGCTCTAGAGTCAATACCGGCAAAATGCTGCAGTTCTCTGTTTGTTCACTATAAAAATAGTCTTTCGTTAAGCTCCAAAACTCTTTCGTGGAAACGCCAGCGTCACGAGAGGCTCGGCATGCAATTATCGTTTTCCATACGCACGCCTGTTCTGCCTGGCGAAAAATCTATTGAGACGGCGGCTATTACCACAAGACTCACCTTAAAACTCAGAGGAATGAACGGCATGTTGCTCCTGAATGGCGCCAAGAATAGGCTTGCATCGGCCATGGCACGATAAAAACAGATATTGAACCGGTTGTTTGGCAAGCAAAATTCAATATTCAGAAGTGATTCAGATGACGCATTATATTTTAGATTTGATACATTTGCCGCTCATAAGATTATTAGCGCTTTAAGGATTCGTCATCCATATTACTCTGAGTCACCGGTATAAATGATAAATCCTAATCTGGCTTGAGACGGATCTGAACTGTGGCAACTGATAATCTAAAATGCAATTACAGAAGACTGATATAGGGTAACGACGTTTTTGTCATATAAGTACCGTAGTTCAATCTGATGAGAAAAGTCCTAACTTCCAACAGTCTTTAAAAACCTCCCCTCGTCAAAATTTTTGATGGAAAGCAGAAAAATCCAAGGTACATCAATGCATCCCGCGTTGCTTCTGTTAGCAATCATCTTGGCCTCCTTGCTGCAGCTGAGCACCGGCGCCATCAACGCCACCGCCACAGACTCCGATTGCCCGCCGGTGACATGTGGCAACCTGACCATCACCTACCCGTTCTCGCTGGCCGGCCGGGACACTACGCCCTCCTGGCTCCTGCGGCCCGCCGGCATACCA encodes the following:
- the LOC117854989 gene encoding LEAF RUST 10 DISEASE-RESISTANCEUS RECEPTOR-LIKE PROTEIN KINASE-like 1.2 produces the protein MQPAVLLVLLPLLPLSSLLRLGIATADTNTTGGSCAPARCGDLNITYPFWLVGVQPLYCGFPAFGLTCNGGRRAYLSRTFRENLYRVDSIIYDNRSLVVAVETTFSGDETCSIPDFNVSSGLALFPINISRTNKNLTFIYNCLVPRPEELPQLCGNRTMGAYFSERHEVPTNCSFVSVPVREFQETEEPARDYVQLIHDGFLLEWPPTEDCDACKRNGGECRLFERLSFKCFCPDGHCTDSSATSRGTRGIIKIGAGIAAALVFLIILAALSLVMTLHKRRKRKRSASLAGLIRDGTPLASLRKEFSMTGSPRTHIFTYEELDEATDGFSDELELGVGGFGTVYRGTLRDGGVVAVKRLYKNSYKSVEHFQNEVEILSRLRHPNLVTLYGCTSPRSSQDLLLVYEFVPNGTLADHLHGARASPPLHWPVRLAVAVETASALEYLHAVEPRQVVHRDVKTNNILLDEAFHVKVADFGLSRLFPAHATHVSTAPQGTPGYVDPMYHQCYQLTDKSDVYSFGVVLVELISSKPAVDMNRAGADVNLANLAVNMIQCYEIDRLVDPRLGYRTDAETRRTVDIVAEVAFRCLQPEQDVRPPISEVLETLREAQKTGQDGCAKVKDDVEMLKKSRDGSPDSVMYQWKSPSTTAHNSS